One genomic region from Sphingobacterium multivorum encodes:
- a CDS encoding OmpA family protein has product MLRKINLGILTLCASLSLFSCKQQAIVVNPGAVVTKDGTDDGLKNVKKDFNDAKRTDEGIKFSISSDLLFPTNSSYLSEKAKTEVSKLALILKESNNKIKVDGYTDATGTVEYNQWLSDKRAASVKKFLVDSGVAESRITAKGFGQSNPVGDNKTPEGRQKNRRVEVTILDKK; this is encoded by the coding sequence ATGCTTAGAAAAATTAATTTGGGGATTTTAACCTTATGTGCAAGTTTATCGTTATTTTCCTGTAAACAACAAGCTATTGTAGTCAATCCGGGTGCTGTTGTAACAAAAGATGGAACTGATGATGGTTTGAAAAATGTAAAGAAGGATTTTAATGATGCGAAAAGAACTGATGAGGGGATTAAGTTTAGTATATCGTCCGATTTATTGTTTCCAACAAACTCTTCTTACCTATCTGAGAAGGCAAAAACTGAAGTTAGTAAATTAGCGTTGATCTTGAAAGAAAGTAATAATAAGATTAAAGTTGATGGGTATACTGATGCTACGGGTACTGTTGAGTATAATCAGTGGCTTTCCGATAAAAGAGCAGCTTCTGTTAAGAAGTTCTTAGTAGATTCAGGTGTTGCTGAATCGCGCATCACGGCAAAAGGTTTCGGTCAGTCAAATCCAGTTGGCGATAATAAAACTCCGGAAGGACGTCAAAAAAATAGAAGAGTGGAAGTTACTATTTTAGATAAAAAATAG
- a CDS encoding glucoamylase family protein: protein MLKKYFYFLLLLILPTLVRSESYPEVLFDNSVINGSYAKSITHYTGESWIQNVSYSLPVSDSLFFTPGNSLSLRYVSSPNGKWEASILNDKQKFPYLIAKDDHLTFKLFIQSNTEKGQLPKVTLQQNDTKTNAVDIANYIDDFAYDTWLNVSIPVNKFGGISLGKSVSALILEQNGTALQTNQLFIDQIEFLPKNYPKVRLSSAAILSKISFVDKQVELVWQLPLTPSIRYVKIYRSEDKLNFQPIAILPIYVQKSLDRVNEYNKSYYYKIAWVDYNYVESPFSEVREVQTKKGTDKEMLNFIRNAHVNYFIDNYDVNSGMFLPDRGNRQAIVSTNETGYAILGLLVAGENNLISRQALLVRLTRIVKFLSSAQQHQGVFTALYDGRSGVPYYRDSVPTYDLRGTSHIMESLLIARQYFSKEDPEEQALRNTITKLWERINWNYFTDAQNPDVLWNKWSPVDSTARSRPLGGFNESLGTYLLAMSSPTHPLAISAYINGFATKHKGNELYFGDDFNDLAPELKMKLDDSLARSISANPLIGDTGNAGVSIYSDDKVIFAKNIAGGSLNESLMAVYRPFLIMDPKGKVDDFVDYKKYLSNYILAYKRRDNEMSIGTRFTDIWGVENVEDTYQRYLVNPAIAIAAYPFEKEIGLKALRKFYEEYADVLFTQYGFRSWIDIKNNDVSESYRARNQATIAVMIENANSGMIWKLYENIPEVKKTLEKVYTKK, encoded by the coding sequence ATGCTGAAAAAATATTTTTACTTTCTTTTGTTACTGATCTTACCTACTCTTGTTCGGTCAGAAAGTTATCCTGAGGTTTTATTTGACAATAGTGTTATCAACGGGAGTTATGCGAAGAGTATCACTCATTATACCGGTGAATCATGGATTCAAAACGTGAGCTATAGCCTTCCGGTTTCCGATAGTTTGTTTTTTACGCCAGGCAATTCGCTTTCTTTGCGGTACGTTTCTTCTCCTAATGGTAAATGGGAGGCAAGTATTTTAAACGACAAACAGAAATTTCCCTATTTAATTGCCAAGGATGATCATCTAACTTTTAAGCTTTTTATTCAAAGCAATACTGAAAAGGGACAATTGCCAAAAGTTACCTTACAACAAAACGACACGAAGACAAATGCTGTGGATATCGCAAATTATATCGATGATTTTGCTTATGATACCTGGCTTAATGTTTCCATTCCAGTCAATAAATTTGGAGGAATTTCATTAGGGAAGTCTGTTTCGGCTTTAATACTTGAACAGAATGGAACTGCCCTGCAGACAAATCAATTATTTATCGATCAAATTGAGTTTTTGCCCAAAAACTATCCAAAGGTAAGACTTTCATCAGCAGCTATCTTATCGAAGATCAGTTTCGTAGATAAACAAGTTGAGCTGGTTTGGCAATTGCCGCTGACACCAAGTATCCGCTATGTGAAAATCTACCGTTCGGAAGATAAACTCAATTTTCAGCCGATAGCAATTTTACCCATCTATGTACAGAAGTCGCTGGATAGGGTGAATGAATATAATAAATCTTATTATTACAAAATAGCCTGGGTAGATTATAATTATGTTGAATCTCCATTTTCTGAGGTTAGGGAGGTACAGACAAAAAAGGGGACGGATAAAGAGATGTTGAATTTTATCCGAAATGCTCATGTGAATTATTTTATAGACAACTATGATGTGAATAGTGGTATGTTTCTACCTGATCGAGGCAATAGACAGGCTATTGTATCAACAAATGAAACCGGCTATGCGATCTTGGGTTTGCTCGTGGCAGGAGAGAACAACTTGATCTCGCGACAAGCTCTTTTGGTCAGGTTAACACGGATTGTGAAATTTTTGAGTAGTGCACAACAACATCAAGGGGTCTTTACAGCGCTTTACGATGGCCGTTCAGGGGTACCTTATTATCGCGATTCAGTTCCAACGTACGATTTGCGCGGTACCTCCCATATTATGGAATCGCTTCTGATCGCCCGACAATATTTTTCTAAAGAGGATCCTGAGGAACAGGCCTTGAGGAATACTATTACGAAGCTCTGGGAACGCATAAACTGGAATTATTTTACGGACGCACAGAATCCTGATGTACTTTGGAATAAGTGGTCTCCAGTAGACAGTACAGCTAGATCGAGGCCTTTGGGGGGATTTAACGAGAGTCTGGGTACTTACTTGTTGGCGATGTCTTCACCTACCCACCCTTTAGCGATTTCAGCTTATATCAACGGATTTGCAACCAAACATAAAGGTAACGAATTGTATTTTGGGGATGACTTCAATGATTTGGCTCCTGAACTCAAAATGAAATTAGATGATTCTTTGGCGCGTTCAATAAGTGCAAACCCTTTAATTGGCGACACTGGAAATGCCGGAGTTTCGATCTACTCCGACGATAAAGTTATTTTTGCCAAGAATATTGCCGGCGGTAGTTTAAATGAATCGTTAATGGCTGTTTATCGTCCCTTTTTGATTATGGATCCGAAAGGAAAAGTGGATGACTTTGTCGATTACAAGAAATATTTGTCGAATTATATTTTGGCCTATAAACGTAGAGATAATGAAATGAGCATAGGGACGCGATTTACAGATATTTGGGGCGTCGAAAATGTGGAAGATACGTATCAGCGATATTTGGTGAATCCTGCGATAGCTATTGCAGCCTACCCATTTGAAAAGGAGATCGGTCTAAAAGCATTACGTAAGTTTTACGAAGAATACGCCGATGTGTTGTTCACGCAATATGGTTTCAGAAGCTGGATTGATATTAAAAACAACGATGTTTCTGAAAGCTATCGTGCGAGGAATCAGGCAACGATTGCCGTAATGATCGAGAATGCAAATTCAGGCATGATCTGGAAATTGTATGAGAATATTCCTGAGGTAAAAAAGACTTTAGAAAAAGTATATACCAAGAAATAG
- a CDS encoding acetyl-CoA carboxylase carboxyltransferase subunit alpha, which produces MKTTFDFEKPIADLQLQIEKVTQVAEKTQVDMSATVRELEEKLASTEKEIYGNLTGWQNVQMSRHPDRPQTYDYIEAICDEFIELHGDRTVKDDKAIVGGMASIDGNAVMIIGHQKGKNTKERQYHNFGMANPEGYRKALRLMKMAEKFNKPVITLIDTMGAYPGLEAEERGQGEAIARNLMEMAVLKVPIICVVIGEGASGGALGIGVGNRVYMMEHTWYSVISPESCSSILWRSWDHKEKAAEALKLTSEDMLGNGLIDGIIPEPLGGAHQDPAAAAANLKSQLLKDLAELTAKDSDTLVTERIDKFSKMGVVTE; this is translated from the coding sequence ATGAAAACCACGTTTGATTTTGAAAAGCCAATTGCAGACTTGCAATTGCAAATTGAAAAGGTAACTCAAGTTGCCGAAAAGACTCAAGTTGACATGAGCGCAACCGTTCGTGAGCTTGAAGAAAAGCTTGCTTCTACTGAAAAAGAAATATACGGCAATTTAACAGGTTGGCAGAACGTTCAAATGTCACGCCATCCAGATCGCCCTCAGACTTATGATTATATAGAAGCTATCTGCGACGAATTTATCGAGTTGCATGGTGATAGAACCGTTAAGGATGATAAAGCGATCGTCGGCGGTATGGCTTCTATCGATGGTAATGCCGTTATGATCATCGGTCATCAAAAAGGTAAAAACACCAAAGAGCGTCAATATCACAATTTTGGAATGGCCAATCCTGAAGGCTACCGAAAGGCATTACGCTTAATGAAAATGGCGGAAAAGTTCAATAAGCCTGTGATCACTCTAATTGATACGATGGGTGCTTATCCAGGACTTGAAGCTGAGGAACGCGGACAGGGTGAAGCGATTGCGCGCAACCTCATGGAAATGGCTGTATTGAAAGTTCCGATCATCTGCGTTGTTATCGGTGAAGGAGCTTCAGGTGGAGCTTTGGGTATTGGTGTTGGAAACAGAGTTTACATGATGGAACATACCTGGTATTCGGTCATATCACCTGAATCTTGTTCCTCCATCCTATGGAGAAGCTGGGATCACAAAGAAAAAGCCGCTGAGGCATTAAAATTGACTTCAGAAGACATGTTGGGCAACGGATTGATTGATGGTATTATCCCTGAACCGCTAGGCGGTGCTCACCAGGATCCTGCGGCAGCAGCGGCTAATCTAAAAAGCCAGTTGCTGAAAGATCTTGCAGAATTGACGGCTAAAGATAGCGATACATTAGTTACTGAAAGAATTGATAAGTTTAGCAAAATGGGTGTGGTAACTGAATAA